CGACGACCACCAGGCCGGCGACCCCGCTGCGCGCCGCGTGCTCCCCGATCTTGGCATGTTCCTCGGCCGCGGCGGCGCCGAGTTCGGCCATCTCCCCCAGCACCGCGAACGCGCGTCCGCCCCGCGCCATGTGGGCGAGCACGTCGAGCGCGGCGCGCGTCGAGTCGGGGTTGGCGTTGTAGGCGTCGTTCACCACCGTCACCCCGTCGGCCCGCTCGGTGACCTCCATCCGCCACCGGCTGACCGGCTCGGCGCGCGAGAGGGCCTCGGCGATCTCGGCGGGCCCGAGCCCGGCGGCCCGCGCCGCCGCGGCCGCGGCCAGCGCGTTGAGGACGGCGTGCGCGCCGTGCAGCCGCAGCGCGACCGGCGCCGACCCCTCGGGCGTGACGAGGGTGAAGCGGGCCCGGCCCCGCTCGTCCAGCGTCTCGGCGCCGGCGCGGACGTCGGCGCCCGGCGACCGGCCGAAGGTGACGACCTCCGCCTCGGTGCGCGACGCCATCGCGGCCACCAGGGGGTCGTCGGCGTTCAGGACGGCGGTGCCGCCCGGCCGCAGCGCCTCCACGAGCTCGCCTTTGGCCAGCGCGATGTTCTCCCGTCCGCCGAACTCGCCGACGTGCGCGGTGCCGACGTTCAGCACGACGCCGACGTCGGGCGGCGCGATCCCGGTGAGGTAGGCGATGTGGCCGATGCCGCGGGCGCCCATCTCCAGGACGAGATGGCGGGTCCCGGCGTCGGCGCGCAGCACGGTGAGCGGCAGCCCGATCTCGTTGTTGAACGAGCCGGGCGGGAAGACGGTGGGGCCGGCGCGGCCCGCGAGCTGCCCGATGAGGTCCTTGGCGGAGGTCTTGCCGGCCGAGCCGGTGACCGCGGTGACGGTCACGTCCGGCAGCCGGTCCAGCACGCCCCTGGCGAGGCGGCCCAGCGCCTCCTGGACGTCGGGGACGACCACGCACGGCCCCTCCACCGGGCGCTGCGCCAGCACGGCCGCGGCGCCCGCGGCGAGGGCCGCGGAGGCGAAGTCGTGCCCGTCGGCGCGCTCGCCTTGCAACGCGGCGAACAGCGCCCCCGGCGCGGCCTGGCGGGAGTCGACGACCACCGGGCCGTCCACCACGGCGTCCGGGGGCCCGTGGACGGCGCCCCCCGTCATCTCCGCGATCGCCGACAGCGGAAGTGGGATCACGCCTGCGTCCCGTCCCCTCTTGTCCCCTTCACATGGCGCCGGAGCGCGTCGCGGACGACCTCCCGGTCGTCGAACGGCAGTACCTCTCCCGCGACGTTCTGGCCCTGCTCGTGGCCCTTGCCCGCGATCACCAGGACGTCGCCGCGGCGGGCCCGGGCGACGGCGAGGTCGATCGCGGCGGCCCGGTCGGGCTCCATCACGACGTGGGCCCGCTCCGGCTGCGGCACCTTCAGCCCGCCCTCGACCATAGCGGCGAGGATCGCGAGCGGATCTTCCGACCTCGGGTTGTCGCTCGTGAAGTACGCGGCGTCGGCCAGCCGTGCGGCGGCCTCGCCCATCAGGGGGCGCTTGCCCCGGTCGCGGTCGCCGCCGCAGCCGAGCACGATGGCGAGCCGGTTCTCGGTGACGGGCCGCAGGGCGTTCAGGACGGCCTCGACCGCGCCGGGCTTGTGGGAGTAGTCGACCAGCGTGACGAAGTCCTGGCCCTCGTCGACCCGTTCCAGCCGGCCGGGGACGCCGGGCAGCGACGCGACCCCGGCGACCGCGGTCTGCAGCGGGATCCCGGCCTCGACCAGCGCGACGATCGCGGCGAGCGCGTTGGCGACGTTGAACGGCCCCGCGAGCCGGACCTCGCCGTCGGCCTCGATCCCGCCGGGGCCGACGACGCGGAACACGCTGCCGTCGGCGCCGACGCGGACGTCCTCCGCGCGCCAGTCGGCCGCCGGGTCCCCCGAGGCGGAGAACGTCGTCAGCGGCACCGTGGCGATGTCGAGCAGCTCGCGGCCGTGGTGGTCGTCGAGGTTGACGACGCCGACGCGGGAGTACTCGGGGGTGAACAGCCGGGCCTTCGCGAGGAAGTAGTCCTTCATGGTCGGGTGGTAGTCCAGGTGGTCCTGGGACAGGTTCGTGAACACCGCGACCTCGAACACCGCGCCGCCGACCCGGCCCTGCACCAGGGCGTGACTGGAGACCTCCATCGACGCGGCCCCGACGCCCCGCTCCCGCATCACCGCCATCAGCGCGTGCAGGTCGGTGGCCTCCGGGGTGGTCAGCTCGCTCGGCACCCGGTCGCCCGCCACCCGGATCTCGACGCCGCCGACCAGGCCGGTCTCGATGCCGGCGGCCCGCAGGCCCGCGTCCACCAGGAACACGGTGGTGGTCTTGCCGCTGGTCCCGGTGACGCCGATGAGGGTGATGTCGCGCCCCGGCTCCCCGTACACCCAGGCCGCCGCCTCGCCGAGCCGGGCGCGCACGTCGGGCACGACCAGCACCGGCAGGCCCGTCGCCGCGGCCCGGTCGTACCCGTCGGGGTCGGTGAGGATCGCGGCGGCGCCGGCCTCCGCGGCCTGCGCGGCGAACCGGGCGCCGTGCGCGCGGGCGCCGGGCAGGGCCGCGTAGACGTCGCCGCGGCGGACGGACCGCGAGTCGTGCGTGATGCCCGTCGCCGAGACCGCGTCCCAGCCGGTCTGGTCGATGCCGAGGAGCGCCGCGAGTCCGTTCAGCGGCCGGGCCGGGTTGGTGGTGGGACGCATGGCGTTTCTTTCGGTGCGGGCGGATCGGGACATCTGGGGCACGTGCGGTGGACTCACAGGCGAGGAGGGTACTCGCCGAGATCAGTCTCGGGCGTGGATCTGGACGATCGGCGGCCGGCTCCCCGTCGGCGGGATCTTCTCGGACTGCAGGGCGAAGCTCATCACGTCCTTGAAGACCGGAGCGGCCGCATCGCCACCATAGTGGCTGCCCCGCTTCGGGTCCTGCAGGACGACCTGGACCACGAGCTGCGGATCGTCGGCGGGCGCGAAGCCCGCGAACGACGCGGTGTAGCCGCCGCCGTCGTAGCACCCGCAGCGGGGGTTGACGATCTGGGCGGTGCCGGTCTTGCCCGCGACGCGGTACCCCTTGATCTGTGCCTTGGGGGCCGTCCCCTCCTCGGTCGTCGCGCCCTCGAGCATGTCGCTGATCTGCCGGGCGGTCTTCTCGCTGATGACCCGCTTGCGCGCCGGCGCGGGCGCCGGGGTGAAGGCGTCGTCCTCGCCGACGGTCCCGGCGACGAGCGTCGGCGCGACGCGGACCCCGCCGTTGGCGATGGTCGCGTACACGCTGGCCATCTGCACCGCGTTCACCGACACCGTCTGCCCGAACGCGATCGGGTACCGGTCGGTGCCCGACCACTGGGACGGCGGCTTCAGCAGGCCGGGCGTCTCGCCGGGCAGCGGCAGCCCGGTCTTCTCCCCGAACCCGAAGTCGCGCAGCGTCCGGTACAGCTGCTCCTCGGTGACGCTCTCGCTGGCCATGATGGTGCCGACGTTGCTGGACGTGGCGAGCACCCCGGCGAACGTGAGCCGCTTCGTCGGGTGCGGGTGCGAGTCGCGGAACACCACGTCGTACTTCTTGATCTTGTCGTTGACGGTGAAGGGCGTCTTCGGGGTGATGCCGCCCTTCTCCATCACGGCCGCGGCGGTGACGACCTTGCCGGTGCTGCCGGGCTCGAACGCCTGCTGCACCAGCGGGCTGCCCCACCGCTCCTTGTCGGACGCGGTGTAGTCGTTCGGGTCGAATCCGGGCGCGGACGCCATGGCGAGCATCTCCCCGGTGCGCGGGTCCATGACGATGACGCTGCCGCCGGCGGCCTTCGACTTCTTGACCTGCTTCTCGATGGCCTCCTGCGCCTTGAACTGCAGGTCGCGCTCCAGCGTGAGCCGCACCCCGCGGCCGGGCCTGGAGGGACGCTTCTGGTCCTCGCCCATGGGGATGTGCTGGCCCTCCGGGCTGATCTCGACCCGCTGCCATCCCTCCTGCCCCGCGAGCAGGTCGTCCAGCGCGCTCTCCAGCCCGGCGGCGCCCCTCCCCGTGGCGTTCACGAAACCTATGACGCTCGCCGCCAGCGAATCGTTGGGGTACTCGCGCCGGTACTCCGGGAGCGTCCCGATGCCGGGGAAGTCCCACGAGGTGATCAGCCGCGCCTGGTCGGGCGGGACGCCGTGCGCCAGGTACACGAACCGGGTGCCGGACTTGCTGATCTTCTTCATCAGCGCCGCCGGGTCCAGGCCGAGGGTCGGCGCCAGCGCGTTCACGATCGGCTGCCGCCGGGCCGGCTCGATCAGCGACGGGTCGGCGTAGACGGCCCGCGCCTCCACCGTCATGGCGAGCGGGTGCCCCTGCGCGTCGGTGATGTCGCCGCGGATCGCGGGCAGCGTGATCTTCTGCAGGCGCTGCCGTATCGCCTGCTCCGTGTACACGCCGGACTCGATCGTCTGGAGCTGGACGAGGCGCCCGGCGAACAGCGACAGCACGAAGGCGACGGCCAGCAGCATGACGTTCAGCCGCTTGAGCGGGTCGCGGCGGCGGAAGGGGATGCGGACGCCCGGCCCCCGGCCGGGAGGCCGCCGCCCCGGGCCGCCGGAGCGCGGCCCGCGCGGTCCGCCGCCGGCGGAGCCCCGCGCCGCCGCGCTCCCCGGGGACGTCTTCCTCGGCTCGGCTCCGGTCCGCCTCTTGCGCTTCGCGGAGGCGCCGCCCGCGCCGGTCTCCGTGCGGGCCCTCCCGCCCGCCGGGCGCGGGGAGTCGCCGGCACGGCGCCCGGACGCGCGCGCCGCGCCCGGGCCGTGTCCCGCGTCCCGCGCCGAGCCGCGGCGGCCGCGCCCGTCCGAGCCGCGTCTCCGGCCGGGCGGAGGGCCCGCCGTCCCGCGTCCCGGCGGTTTCGTCACCGTGTCACCCGCTCCCCGATGTCGTCGCTCCGCCGTGACCGGTCACGGCGCCCCGTGGCCCGTCCGCGCGCCCTGCCCCGGGCCGCGGGCGGGCGGGACGCCGTCGCCGGGCACGACGGTGCCGGGGACCCCGACCACTCCGGCCGCGCCGGCCGCCGCGGCGTCCGCGTCCGGGACGGGGCGGATGTCGCCGTCGCTGGCCCGGCCGGTGCCGGCGTGGAAGAACGCCGGGTCCTCGGCCTCCTTCATGCCGAGGGCCTTGGCCTTGTTCGACAGGCCCTCCGGAGAGCCCTCACGGGCGATCTCGGCCTCGTACGCCTGGCGCTGCTGCTCGAGCTGCTTGGTGCTCTGCTGCAGCCGCGTCAGGGTGAACGCGTCCTTGGCCAGGACGGTGTTGAGCAGCAGCAGGCTGACCAGGGCGCCGCCGAGCAGCCCCACGATGAGCAGGACGAACGGCGCGCGCGGCGCCGCCTGCGCCCGCCGCGGCGCGGGACGGCGAACCTCGGGCGCCTTCGCCTTCGGCTCCGCGGCCTTCACCCCGGTCGTCTTGGCCCCGGTCGTCTTGGCCCCGGTCGTCTTGGCCCCGGTCGTCTTGGCCCCGGTCGTCTTGGCCCCGGTCGTCTTGGCCCCGGTCGTCTTGGCCGCGGCCGTCTTCGTCCCGGCCGCCTTGGCCGTGGCGGTCTTGGCCGCGGCCTTCCCGGCCGCGGCGCTCCTGGTCTTCGGGGCCGGCTTCGGCTTCGGCGCCGGCTTCGGCGCGGTCCTGGCCGCCGGTCCGCGCGCGGGCGCGGCCTTGGGCGGCCTGCTCCGCGCCGCGGGGCCCTTGGCCGCAGGGCTCTTGGCGGCAGGGCTCTTCGCGGCCGGGTTCTTCGCGGCCGGGGCGGGCGCGGCGTCGGCCGGGCGCTTGCGGGTCCTGCCCTTGGGCGCCTTGGGGGCCTTGGGCGGCGGGCGTCTGCTCGTCGTGGTCATGTCGCCTCCCGGACACGCTCGGCGGCGCGCAGCCGCACCGATCCGGCCCGTGGGTTGGTCGTGGTCTCCTCGTCGGACGGCAGCTCCGCCCCGCGCGTCAGGAGCCGGAATCGCGGCTCGTGCCCGGGCAGCGGGACGGGCAGGTCCGGCGGCGTCGTGTCGGCCGCCTCGGCGGCGAGGACCTGCTTGGTGATGCGGTCCTCGAGGGAGTGGTAGGACAGGACGGCGATCCGGCCGCCGACCGGGAGCGCCGCGAGCGCGGCGGGCAGCGCCCGGCGCAGGACGTCGAGTTCGCCGTTCACCTCGATGCGCAGCGCCTGGAAGGTGCGCTTGGCCGGGTTGCCGCCGGTGCGGCGCGTCGCGGCCGGGATGGAGGTGCGCACCAGTTCGGCGAGGCGGCGCGTGGACTCGAACGGGGCGCGCTCGCGTTCCCTGACGATCGCCGAAGCGATGCGCTGGGCGAAGCGCTCCTCCCCGTACTCGCGCAGGATCCGGGCGAGCTCGGCGGGCGGGTACCCGTTGACGACCTCGGCGGCGGTGAGCCGCTGGGTCGGGTCCATCCGCATGTCGAGGGGGGCGTCGTGGGAGTAGGCGAAGCCGCGATCGGTCTCGTCGAGCTGCGGCGAGGAGACGCCGAGGTCGAACAGGACGGCGTCCGCCTCGGCGACGCCGTGCCGGCGCAGGACCGAGGGGATCTGGTCGTAGACGGCGTGCTCCAGCGTCACCCGGTCGCCGAAAGGGGCGAGCCTGCGCTCGGAGCGCTCCAGCGCGGCGGGGTCGCGGTCGAGGCCGATCAGGCGCAGCTCCGGGACGGCCCGCAGCATCGCCTCGGCGTGCCCGCCCATGCCGAGCGTGGCGTCGAGGTAGACGGGCGGGCGGCCGGTCACGGCCTCCGCGGCGGGGACGAGGAGCTCCAGGACGCGACCGAGCATGACCGGTACGTGACCGGCCCCGGCCGCGTGGTCGCCCACGTCCATGTCTCACCCCCAGTACTGCCACCGCTCGCGGACTCGTGGCATCGCCGGAATTCGGATGACCGCTGCGCGCCCCCGGCGGCGGCCTCGCCCGGCCAGGTCCCCATCCGCTGCCCTAGAGGAAGATCACCGCGTTGGTGCGCGGGGGGTCGCCGTCTGGCACCGGGGAAGCTGCGCCAGCTGGCTGGAGAGCGGCTGGAGACCTGGCCGAACGTGGGCCATGGCCGGTCATCGGACCGACGAGTCGTTTCTCAGAGGATCCCTGGCAACACCTCCTCCGAAATGTCGGAGAAGGACTGCTCCTCCTGCTCGAGATAGGCCTCCCACGCCTGCGCGTCCCAGATCTCCAGACGCGTGTTGGCACCGATCACCGCGCAGTCGCGGGTGAGCCCCGCGTACTTGCGCAGCGGAGGCGGGATCGTGATGCGCCCCTGCTTGTCGGGGACCTCGTCGGACGCGCTCGCGAAGAAGACCCGGCTGTAGCTCCGTACCGCCTTCTCGGTGACCGGCGCGGCACGCAGAGCCTCGGTAATCCGCTGGAACTCCGCCATGGGGAAGACGTACAGGCAGCGCTCCTGGCCCTTCGTGATCACCAATCCCCCCGACAGCTCCTCGCGGTACTTCGCCGGCAGGAACAGCCGTCCCTTGTCGTCGAGGCGCGGGGAATGGGTGCCGAGGAACACCGGCCCCACCTCCCGTGCCGCATGAGGCGCTACTGCTCCCCACGGCGCCCCACTCTACTCCACTCTTCCCCACCGTCAACATTGAAAACACGTCTCACCTCGCGAAATGGCGAGCGAAATCCCAGGTCAGAGGGGGTGGAGCGGAGTGGGGCCCGCCGCGGCCCCGCCCGCGCGCCCCCGTCCGCGCCCGGGGCGCGCCCGGACATCGGGCGGCGCGGCACGGGGGCCGGGGAGCGCCGGCCGCGGCGTCCGGGGCGGCGGTGGGGGAAAGTGGCGGCCCGCGTGTGCGCGGAACCCGATCACCGTGGAGCACAATGGTTTCGCGTTCAACATGGACATCGCGGAGGGCGTCCCGACGACGTACTGTCGGTTGGGCGGGCGCAAAGGGCGACGCACCGGGTCCGGGCGGGACCGGTCCCTCCGGGCCGGGGCGTGCCCGGCGGGGCATCGGGGTCGACCGCGCGGCCGGACGGTTGAGGAGGGTTTGTGGCAGTAGGCACGCACGGCGAGTCGTTCATGGAGACCGACCCTCCGGCATCCCGCCCGGCCTCCCGCAGCGCAGCGGGCCGCGGGGGGCCGGGTCCGGGGCTCGACGGCCTCGCCGAGGTCGCGAACAGGATCAGGGACGCGGTCGAGTCGGTGATCGAGGGCAAGCCGTCGGTGGTGCGGCTCGCGCTGACGGTGCTGCTGGCCGAGGGGCACCTGCTCATCGAGGACGTGCCGGGGGTCGGCAAGACGATGCTCGCCAAGGCGCTCGCGCGCTCGGTCGACTGCTCGGTGCGGCGGATCCAGTTCACCCCCGACCTGCTGCCCAGCGACATCACCGGGGTCTCGGCCTACAACCAGGAGCTGCGCGAGTTCGAGTTCAAGCCCGGCCCGGTGTTCGCCAACATCGTCGTCGGCGACGAGATCAACCGCGCGTCCCCCAAGACGCAGTCGGCGCTGCTGGAGTGCATGGAGGAGCGGCAGGTCACGGTGGACGGCACCACCTACCCGCTGGAGCCGCCGTTCATGGTGATCTCGACGCAGAACCCGGTCGAGATGGAGGGCACCTACGCGCTGCCCGAGGCCCAGCGCGACCGCTTCACCGCGCGCATCTCGATGGGCTACCCCGACCCGGCCGCCGAGATGGACATGCTGGAGACCCACGGTGAGGAGTCGCCGCTCGACCGGCTGAAGCCCGTCGCGCACGCCGCCGACGTCCGCGACCTCATCGAGGTGGTCCGCAGGCAGCACGTGTCCACGGCGGTGCGGCAGTACGCGATCGACCTGGTCTCGGCGACCCGCAGCCACCCCGACCTGCGGCTCGGCGCCTCGCCGCGGGCGACGCTGCAGCTGGTGCGGGCCGCGCGGGCCTACGCGGCGCTCGACGACCGCGACTACGTCCTGCCCGACGACGTCCAGGACCTCGCCGTCCCCGTCCTCGCCCACCGGCTGCTGCCCACCCCCGAGGCGCAGGTGGAGCGGCGGCGCCCCGAGCAGGTCGTCACCGACCTGGTCGAGCGACTGCCCGTGCCGTCCCCCCGCAAGTGACCCCGACCGGAAGTGACCCGTGAGACGAGCGCTGGCCGGCCTCACCACCCGCGGGCGGTCCTTCGTGGCCGCCGGCGCGACCGCCGTCGCCTGCGCCTTCGCCCTCGGCGAGCGCGACCTGCTGCGCGCCGGGGTGCTCGTGCTCGTGCTGCCGCTGCTGTGCACGCTGGCGGTGGCCCGGACGCGCTACCGGCTGGCGTGCGCCCGGCGGCTGGCCCCGCCGCGGGTGCAGGTCGGCCAGGAGTCGCGCGTCGACCTGCGGCTGGAGAACGTGTCGCGGCTGCCGAGCGGGCTGCTCATGGTGGAGGACCGGGTGCCGTACGCGCTCGGCGGGCGGGCCCGGTTCGTCCTCGACCGGATCGAGCCGCACGGCAAGCGCGAGCTCGGCTACCGGATCCGCTCGGACGTGCGCGGACGCTACCGGGTGGGGCCGCTGACCGTGCGGCTGGCCGACCCGTTCGGGATGGTCGAGCTGGTCCGCTCGTTCAGCCTCTCCGACACGCTCACGGTGACGCCCGCGCTGGTGGCGCTGCCGTCGGAGCCGCTCGGCGGGGCGTGGAGCGGCGGCGGTGACAGCATCGCCGGCGCGGTCTCGGCCGCGGGCGAGGACGACGTGACCCCCCGCGAGTACCGGCACGGCGACGACCTCCGCCGCGTGCACTGGCGCTCCACCGCCCGGCACGGGGAGCTGATGGTGCGGCGGGAGGAGCAGCACTTCAGGAGCAGTGGGACGCTGTTCCTCGACACCCGCCGCCGCGCGCACCGGGGCGAGGGCCCCGCCGGCTCGTTCGAGCAGGCGGTGTCGGCCGCCGCGTCGATCGGGGTGCACCTCGTGCGGGCCGGGCTGAGCCTCCGCTACGTCACCGACGCGGGCGAGACGCTGCCGGCCGCGTCCGCGGACGGGGGATTCGAGGGGCTGCTGCTGGACAGGCTGGCGATCACGCGCAGGTCGAAGGACCCCTCGCTGACGGCGGGGGTGGCGGCACTGCGCGGCCGGACGGGCTCCGCGCACGACGCCGACGGACTGGTCATCGCGGTGTTCGGCGTCCTGACCGCCGAGGAGGCGCGCTCGGTCGCGGCGGCCCGCCGCGGCGCCGGGACGTGCGTCGCGGTCCTGGTGGAGGGCAGCGGGGCCGCCGGCCGCCCGGACGCGGCCGCGAACGGGCGCGCGAACGGCCGGGCGGGCGCCGCCGCGGACGCCCGCGTGCCCGCGGAGACGGCGGCGGGCCTGCTGCGCGCGGCCGGCTGGCGGGTGGTGACCATCCGGTCGGCCGCGGACCTGCCGGGGGTCTGGTCGCGGGCCGCCCGGACCGGCGAGGACTTCGTCAGGGACGGCTCATGAGAATCCGCATGACGGTCATGGCGGGGCTGGCGACGGTCGCCGGCTCGGTCGGCCTGTACCCGCTGTTCGAGGAGCACGGCTGGTTCGCGGCGGGGCTCGGGGCGGTGTTCGCCGTCGCGTGCGGCGGGCTGCTGGCACGGCGGCTGCGGCTGCCCGCCCCGTTCAACGCGCTGTTCGGGCTCCTCGCGCTGCTGGTCTACCTCACCGTGACGTACGCGGCCGACGAGGCGTGGCTGGGGTTCGTCCCGTCGCCGGGGTCGATCGCGCATCTCGGCGCCCTCAACGAGGCGGGCTGGGCGGCCGCCAACCGGTACGCGGCGCCCGTCCCGCTGCTGCCGGGGATCTCGCTGATGGCCGCCGCCGGGATCGGGCTGGTCGCCGTCCTGGTCGACCTGCTGGCCGTGCGGCTGCGCCGCACCGCCCCCGCCGGGCTGCCGCTGCTGGCCATGTACAGCGTGCCCGCCGCGGTCCGCGACGACGGCGTCAGCTGGGTGGCGTTCGGCATCGGGGCGCTGGGGTTCCTCGGGCTGCTGATGGCCGACGCCCGCGAGCAGGTCGCCGGGTGGGGGCGCGCCGTGACCACCCAGCGGCGCCAGCGCGAGGTCCCGCTGGCGGGGTCGCGGCCGCGCCCGGAGGAGTCGGCCGCCCGCCTGGACGCGACGGCGCTGGCGGCGAGCGGCCGGCGGATCGGGGCGGTCGCCGTGGCCGTCGCGGTGCTGGCGCCGGCGGCCGTGCCCGGCCTCACCCCGCGCGGCTTCCTCGACCTCGGCGGCGGGACGGGCGACGGCACCCAGACGGTCACGACGCCGGACCCGCTGGTCAGCCTGAAGCGGGAGCTGACCCGGCTCGACGACTCGGTCGTCCTCACCTACCGGACGGACGACCGGCGGGGACCCGACTACCTGCGCCTGTACGCCCTCGACCGGTTCGACGGCGACAGGTGGACCTACAGCCCCCTGCAGAGCAGCTCCCGGGACCGGCTCAACGGGGACCCTCTCCCGCCGCCGCCCGGCCTGACCGTCGCCTCCGCCCGGGAGGTGACGACCAGGGTGGACGTTCGGCCCGAGGTCAGGAACATGACCTTCCTGCCGGTGCCGTACGCGCCGTCCCAGGTGTCGATCAAGGGCGACTGGCGGGTGCACGCGCCGTCCCTCATGATCTACTCGCTGCGCGACTCGGCGGGCGGGCGCTCCTACACCGTGACGAGCATGCGCGCGGAGCCGACGCCCGCGCAGCTGGCCCGGGCGGGCATCTACCCTTCCGAGATCGTCTCGCGGTACACGACGGTGCCGAGGAACATCCCGCGGCAGGTCAGGCAGCTCGCGCACGACGTCACCGACGGCTCGTCGACCGCGCTCGCGCAGGCGGTGAAGCTGCAGCGCTGGTTCACCCGGGACGGCGGGTTCACCTACGACCTGTCGGCCCCGGCTCCGCAGCACGGCAGCGACCTGGTCGACTTCCTCCTGCACAGCAAGCGCGGCTACTGCGAGCAGTTCGCCGCGTCGATGGCGCTGATGGCGCGGATCATCGGCATCCCGTCCCGTGTGGCGATGGGCTACACGCCGGGCTCGGAGGTCAGGCCCGGCGAGTGGGTCGTCCGGTCCCGTGACGCGCACGCGTGGCCGGAGCTCTACTTCCAGGGAACCGGCTGGGTGCGGTTCGAGCCGACGCCGTCGGGCGTCGCCGGGCAGGGCACCGCCGACGTCCCCGCCTACAGCCTCCCCCAGGTCACCGCCGGCGGCGGCGCGGAGGACCTGCCCGAGTCGGCGCCGGAGGCGTCCTCGCCCGAGGACGACGGCTCCGCGTCGCCCAGCGCCGCCGCCCGCCAGCGCGACGACGCCGGCCCCGAGGGCGCCGCGGGCGTCGAGGAGGGCGACGAGGGCGGGTTCTCCGCGGCGCCGTGGCTCGCGGGAGCCGCGCTGGTCGCGCTGCTGATGACGGTCCCGATGATGCTGCGGGCGCTCACCCGGCGCCGCCGCTGGGCCGCGCTGACGGCGCCGCGCGGGCCGGAGGACGGGGCTCCGCCGCGGCGGTCGCCCGCGGGGCCGCCGGACGAGGTGTCGTGGACGCCGGCCGCCGATCCCGCGGAGGCCGCCCACGCCGCGTGGCGGGAGATGCGCGCCGACGCGCTCGACCACGGGCTCGAATGGCGCGCCGGCGACTCGCCGCGCGCCACTGCCCGCCGCCTCGGCGAGCTGCTGGAGCTGGACCCGGACGGCGCGCGGGCCCTCACCCGCATCGCCC
The sequence above is drawn from the Actinomadura hallensis genome and encodes:
- a CDS encoding transglutaminase TgpA family protein; amino-acid sequence: MRIRMTVMAGLATVAGSVGLYPLFEEHGWFAAGLGAVFAVACGGLLARRLRLPAPFNALFGLLALLVYLTVTYAADEAWLGFVPSPGSIAHLGALNEAGWAAANRYAAPVPLLPGISLMAAAGIGLVAVLVDLLAVRLRRTAPAGLPLLAMYSVPAAVRDDGVSWVAFGIGALGFLGLLMADAREQVAGWGRAVTTQRRQREVPLAGSRPRPEESAARLDATALAASGRRIGAVAVAVAVLAPAAVPGLTPRGFLDLGGGTGDGTQTVTTPDPLVSLKRELTRLDDSVVLTYRTDDRRGPDYLRLYALDRFDGDRWTYSPLQSSSRDRLNGDPLPPPPGLTVASAREVTTRVDVRPEVRNMTFLPVPYAPSQVSIKGDWRVHAPSLMIYSLRDSAGGRSYTVTSMRAEPTPAQLARAGIYPSEIVSRYTTVPRNIPRQVRQLAHDVTDGSSTALAQAVKLQRWFTRDGGFTYDLSAPAPQHGSDLVDFLLHSKRGYCEQFAASMALMARIIGIPSRVAMGYTPGSEVRPGEWVVRSRDAHAWPELYFQGTGWVRFEPTPSGVAGQGTADVPAYSLPQVTAGGGAEDLPESAPEASSPEDDGSASPSAAARQRDDAGPEGAAGVEEGDEGGFSAAPWLAGAALVALLMTVPMMLRALTRRRRWAALTAPRGPEDGAPPRRSPAGPPDEVSWTPAADPAEAAHAAWREMRADALDHGLEWRAGDSPRATARRLGELLELDPDGARALTRIARAEELARYSLSRSPEPPERLRADVRTVREAFAASVGRRARLRAKLLPPSTMAETRETLRSATDRAAELAARLNDLPGRLRRRG